A window from Streptomyces subrutilus encodes these proteins:
- a CDS encoding RICIN domain-containing protein, protein MPQQEGGSRMSSPAVRLAAVLPAVPGDPGSALGPRGSGTTQERATAPGPAVQESGAGPAGSAEIRTVSTATTATTGTTAERTAAPAASRSASRPAARAGGAVARAAATWRGSGNPAGRGAAAAAPFEPHVAATATRGDEPPSGRPNKPLLAAAAIAGTVLIGTPFLFLGLGNDDHRNEARVQEVPVGGTVLENLAPNGGQAPGNDYATAAPSRKPVTPPRTAPQPGTAERPGSAPSLSPEAEKRNDGRTGTGGDAAADGTAPSTQTPPESVADTKDLEQDKAAGRQGGPEAAKEPSTVVDDTAGVGGVKPVTALGPEKTPESQQPAAVPPAKTVPETLKPAPREEAPKEAAPKEAAPKKEAPKEEAPKKEAPKEAAPKKPAPAKPAARAGGALPQSANFTTVRGVPLKNAMTGMCADVPNYGKGTVDGPVNQFTCNTTAADNQLWDLVVAQPGAGPGGADLFTIRNSKDGLCLDLPNFAGQPAGTGVSEFHCRTTSADNQLWYLDKRSDGKFWIRSQSSAGRCLDVSGFYGSGGKDARLTIFDCNKRDDHLWSFS, encoded by the coding sequence ATGCCCCAACAAGAAGGCGGCTCGCGGATGTCGAGCCCAGCCGTACGACTCGCGGCGGTCCTGCCCGCTGTGCCGGGCGACCCCGGATCCGCACTCGGCCCCCGCGGATCCGGTACGACGCAGGAGCGGGCGACCGCACCCGGTCCCGCGGTCCAGGAGAGCGGGGCGGGCCCCGCCGGGTCCGCGGAGATCCGTACGGTCTCCACCGCGACCACCGCGACCACCGGAACCACCGCGGAACGGACCGCGGCCCCGGCCGCGTCGCGCAGCGCGTCCCGGCCGGCCGCCCGCGCCGGCGGCGCGGTGGCACGGGCCGCCGCCACCTGGCGCGGGAGCGGCAACCCGGCGGGGCGGGGGGCGGCCGCCGCGGCGCCGTTCGAACCGCACGTCGCGGCCACGGCCACGAGGGGCGACGAACCGCCCAGCGGACGGCCCAACAAGCCGCTGCTGGCCGCGGCGGCGATAGCGGGGACCGTGCTCATCGGCACGCCGTTCCTCTTCCTCGGCCTCGGCAACGACGACCACCGCAACGAGGCGCGCGTCCAGGAAGTGCCCGTCGGCGGCACGGTCCTGGAGAACCTCGCGCCCAACGGGGGCCAGGCGCCCGGAAACGACTACGCGACGGCCGCGCCGTCCCGGAAGCCCGTGACGCCGCCCCGGACGGCGCCCCAGCCCGGGACGGCCGAACGCCCCGGCTCCGCCCCGAGCCTGAGCCCCGAAGCGGAGAAGCGCAACGACGGGCGCACCGGCACCGGCGGAGACGCCGCGGCGGACGGGACGGCGCCGAGCACGCAGACGCCGCCGGAGTCCGTGGCGGACACGAAGGACCTGGAGCAGGACAAGGCCGCTGGACGGCAGGGCGGGCCCGAGGCCGCGAAGGAGCCGTCCACGGTGGTGGACGACACCGCCGGGGTGGGCGGCGTGAAGCCGGTGACCGCGCTGGGGCCGGAGAAGACCCCCGAGTCGCAGCAGCCCGCGGCGGTTCCGCCCGCGAAGACGGTGCCGGAAACGCTGAAGCCCGCTCCGAGGGAGGAGGCTCCGAAGGAAGCGGCTCCGAAGGAAGCGGCTCCGAAGAAGGAGGCGCCGAAGGAGGAGGCACCCAAGAAGGAGGCGCCGAAGGAGGCCGCTCCGAAGAAGCCGGCGCCGGCGAAGCCCGCCGCCCGTGCGGGCGGCGCCCTGCCGCAGAGCGCGAACTTCACCACCGTGCGCGGCGTACCGCTCAAGAACGCCATGACGGGCATGTGCGCCGACGTCCCGAACTACGGCAAGGGCACGGTCGACGGCCCGGTCAACCAGTTCACCTGCAACACGACGGCCGCGGACAACCAGCTTTGGGACCTCGTCGTGGCCCAGCCCGGCGCCGGCCCCGGCGGCGCGGACCTCTTCACCATCCGCAACAGCAAGGACGGCCTCTGCCTGGACCTGCCCAACTTCGCGGGCCAGCCGGCCGGCACCGGCGTGAGCGAGTTCCACTGCCGCACCACCAGCGCCGACAACCAGCTCTGGTACCTGGACAAGCGGTCGGACGGCAAGTTCTGGATCCGCAGCCAGTCCAGCGCCGGACGGTGCCTGGATGTGTCCGGTTTCTACGGCAGCGGCGGCAAGGACGCCCGACTGACGATCTTCGACTGCAACAAGCGCGACGACCACCTGTGGTCCTTCTCCTGA
- a CDS encoding M48 family metalloprotease, with protein MTLLLTVVALALLLPWGTAAAGRRLAALLPPREACLVLTGAGALAAGGTVAALVGLVHVPFLASLERVPLSREAAAWPAAVPAAALAGAVLVWQAVLLTARRRERRALLARAWAATGDAVSDGDLLVVAGARPEAFALPGWRGRRGRVVVSTGMLGALGPAERDVLFGHERAHLADRHHLLAATAHLAAAVHPALRSLRPVLDFHLERWADERAASSVGDRRLAAGAIARAALAAATTERPGRGRGPLLSVGAGPVPRRVEALLRPAPVGPRTRGARAAAAGLVAAVAVSALLAPGLAYGLHEYAELAASAVRGH; from the coding sequence GTGACGCTGCTCCTGACCGTGGTGGCGCTGGCGCTGCTGCTCCCGTGGGGTACGGCGGCCGCGGGGCGCCGACTGGCCGCGCTGCTGCCGCCGCGGGAGGCGTGCCTGGTTCTGACGGGGGCCGGGGCCTTGGCGGCCGGGGGCACGGTGGCGGCGCTGGTGGGCCTGGTCCACGTACCGTTCCTCGCGTCGCTGGAACGGGTTCCGCTGTCCCGGGAGGCTGCCGCGTGGCCGGCCGCCGTACCGGCCGCCGCCCTCGCCGGCGCGGTGCTGGTCTGGCAGGCGGTGCTGCTGACCGCCCGCCGCCGCGAGCGCCGCGCGCTGCTCGCGCGGGCCTGGGCGGCCACCGGCGACGCCGTGTCCGACGGCGACCTCCTGGTGGTGGCGGGGGCCCGACCGGAGGCGTTCGCGCTGCCGGGGTGGCGGGGCCGGCGCGGACGGGTCGTGGTGAGCACGGGCATGCTCGGGGCGCTCGGTCCGGCGGAGCGCGACGTGCTGTTCGGGCACGAACGGGCCCATCTCGCCGACCGGCACCACCTGCTGGCCGCCACCGCCCACCTCGCCGCCGCGGTCCATCCGGCGCTGCGCTCGCTGCGGCCGGTCCTCGACTTCCACCTGGAACGGTGGGCGGACGAGCGGGCCGCGTCCTCGGTGGGCGACCGCCGCCTCGCGGCGGGCGCCATCGCCCGCGCCGCACTGGCCGCCGCCACGACCGAGCGCCCGGGCCGCGGTCGCGGCCCTCTGCTCTCGGTGGGCGCCGGCCCGGTCCCCCGGCGCGTCGAGGCCCTGCTGCGCCCGGCGCCGGTCGGCCCCCGGACCCGTGGGGCCCGGGCAGCGGCGGCCGGCCTGGTCGCGGCGGTGGCGGTATCGGCCCTGCTGGCCCCGGGCCTGGCCTACGGCCTGCACGAATACGCGGAACTCGCCGCCTCGGCCGTACGGGGCCACTGA
- a CDS encoding BlaI/MecI/CopY family transcriptional regulator, producing the protein MVEDGREARRPQGELVAEVLAVLWAAEEPLTPQQINAELGRELARTTVTTILTRLHEKGTLVRTRAGRGFAYAAADDAAGLAAGRMRRELEREPHRDLVLKRFVSSLSEDDEEALRRLLRESGDGA; encoded by the coding sequence ATGGTGGAGGACGGCCGGGAAGCGCGGCGCCCGCAGGGCGAGCTGGTCGCCGAGGTGCTGGCGGTGCTGTGGGCGGCCGAGGAGCCGCTGACACCGCAGCAGATCAACGCGGAGCTCGGGCGGGAGCTGGCGCGGACGACGGTGACGACGATCCTGACCCGCCTGCACGAGAAGGGGACGCTGGTACGGACCCGGGCGGGCCGCGGCTTCGCCTACGCGGCCGCGGACGACGCCGCGGGTCTGGCGGCCGGGCGGATGCGGCGGGAGCTGGAACGGGAGCCGCACCGCGACCTGGTGCTGAAGCGGTTCGTGTCCTCGCTGTCCGAGGACGACGAGGAGGCGCTGCGGCGGCTGCTGCGCGAGTCCGGGGACGGCGCGTGA
- a CDS encoding CsbD family protein, with protein sequence MSADEKTQAKTDQAKGKVKEAAGRAVGNERLTAEGRADQAKGDAREAKEKVKDTFKH encoded by the coding sequence GTGTCTGCTGACGAGAAGACCCAGGCCAAGACCGATCAGGCCAAGGGCAAGGTCAAGGAGGCCGCCGGTCGCGCCGTGGGCAACGAGCGCCTCACCGCCGAGGGCCGCGCCGACCAGGCGAAGGGCGATGCCCGCGAGGCCAAGGAGAAGGTGAAGGACACCTTCAAGCACTGA
- a CDS encoding ATP-binding protein, translating to MTHASGDDAPGTGTGMPLGAPPRPEAAPLTEPAGYAAPAGYAAPAPTGPAPLTVPVGYAPTAPSPLTAPAPPTAAVPPSETPPPATVAAARAVVAALLETYGLPGEGRTVTDALLVTSELVTNAIRHGGGLAAFRAEVHDGALRVVVADRTPELPASRSGDPALGHQIGGYGWPLIRSIADEVTITPHAAGKHITATLRLP from the coding sequence ATGACACACGCGTCAGGGGACGACGCCCCGGGGACCGGTACGGGCATGCCGCTCGGCGCCCCGCCGCGCCCCGAAGCCGCGCCGCTCACCGAGCCCGCGGGGTACGCGGCGCCCGCGGGGTACGCGGCGCCCGCGCCGACCGGGCCCGCTCCGCTCACCGTGCCCGTCGGGTACGCACCGACCGCGCCCTCGCCGCTCACGGCGCCCGCTCCGCCCACCGCTGCCGTCCCGCCCTCCGAGACCCCGCCGCCCGCGACGGTCGCCGCCGCCCGCGCGGTGGTGGCGGCGCTCCTGGAGACGTACGGCCTGCCCGGGGAGGGCCGCACCGTCACGGACGCCCTGCTGGTCACCTCGGAGCTCGTCACCAACGCGATACGCCACGGCGGCGGGCTGGCGGCCTTCCGCGCCGAGGTGCACGACGGGGCCCTGCGCGTCGTGGTGGCCGACCGGACGCCGGAGCTCCCCGCGTCCCGGAGCGGCGACCCCGCCCTCGGCCACCAGATCGGCGGCTACGGATGGCCCCTGATCCGCAGCATCGCGGACGAGGTCACCATCACCCCGCACGCCGCGGGCAAACACATCACCGCGACGCTCCGCCTCCCCTGA
- a CDS encoding DUF5133 domain-containing protein gives MLMAHPAVLPGLVDRYWALAVLDAAEGGSPVGKEIEDVARALCVATGTTDVHAALIAARHHLPGAGALDDSVLAS, from the coding sequence ATGCTGATGGCCCACCCGGCGGTACTGCCCGGCCTCGTCGACCGCTACTGGGCCCTGGCCGTGCTCGACGCCGCGGAGGGCGGCTCACCCGTGGGCAAGGAGATCGAGGACGTCGCGCGGGCCCTGTGCGTGGCCACCGGCACCACGGACGTGCACGCCGCCCTGATCGCGGCCCGACACCACCTGCCCGGCGCCGGCGCCCTCGACGACTCCGTCCTCGCCTCCTGA
- a CDS encoding response regulator gives MPGNNFVPGATPRETAAAVDGAVADLAQRLTRLIPDGPPPHADGAAQALALLRVLDHVRLAAERLQQDAAADAARAGAGYPQLGDACGITRQGARRRWPGLFNHSHDKPTEHPMMTVPARAYDVLLVEDDMADAMLIEEALSERGTRNLVQVTDGVAALEHLRAPGSVRPDLIVLDLNMPRMNGRDLLQILKTDENLQTIPVVVLTTSSAPEDVTGAYNSHANAYVTKPVNLDEFERAVQSIDAFYLDTATRPPRT, from the coding sequence ATGCCGGGCAACAACTTCGTACCGGGGGCGACGCCCCGGGAGACGGCCGCCGCCGTGGACGGGGCGGTCGCCGACCTCGCGCAGCGCCTCACCCGCCTGATCCCGGACGGCCCGCCGCCACACGCGGACGGCGCCGCGCAGGCGCTGGCCCTGCTGCGGGTCCTGGACCACGTACGGCTGGCCGCGGAGCGACTGCAGCAGGACGCCGCCGCGGACGCCGCGCGGGCCGGCGCGGGCTACCCGCAGCTCGGCGACGCCTGCGGCATCACGCGGCAGGGCGCCCGACGGCGCTGGCCCGGACTCTTCAACCACTCACACGACAAGCCCACGGAGCATCCGATGATGACCGTTCCCGCCCGCGCCTACGACGTGCTGCTCGTCGAGGACGACATGGCCGACGCCATGCTCATCGAGGAGGCCCTCTCCGAGCGCGGGACGCGCAACCTGGTCCAGGTCACCGACGGGGTCGCCGCGCTGGAACACCTGCGCGCGCCCGGCAGCGTCCGTCCGGACCTCATCGTCCTCGACCTCAACATGCCCCGGATGAACGGCCGCGACCTGCTCCAGATCCTCAAGACGGACGAGAACCTGCAGACCATCCCCGTCGTCGTCCTCACCACGTCCTCCGCGCCCGAGGACGTCACCGGTGCGTACAACAGCCACGCCAACGCGTACGTGACCAAGCCGGTCAACCTCGACGAGTTCGAGAGGGCCGTGCAGAGCATCGACGCCTTCTACCTCGACACCGCCACCCGCCCGCCCCGCACCTGA
- a CDS encoding sensor histidine kinase, giving the protein MTGEEGLPPARGLSTWTTRRWLRAGVAASLAVLALLGVTGAWVLGRTASISQELVDVKSPALNSSIRLESALLNQETGIRGYGLTGTAAFLAPYHQGLTEQKASTARLAELLRGDATERKGLKAVEDAVERWHERFARPIAASPAGAPTPLATERAVEGKAAFDAVRAAMAAQQEELQTAREEARDDLLGTMTLRNWVFSAIALVIVALATLVFEGLRRGITTPLDRLGEDARAVTGGDFEHPIAQTGPADLRRLSAEIDSMRRRLVRELAFTEEARLRLDAQAADLKRSNAELEQFAYVASHDLQEPLRKVSSFTQLLQRRYGGQLDAKADQYIDFAVDGANRMQILINDLLDFSRVGRVHHTHQSVDLGAVLKRTLSALSVGIEESGAVVTHDDLPSLVADPTQMGMLWQNLIGNAVKFRRAGETPRIHVSAEQEGELWRFAVTDNGIGIAPEYAEKVFVIFQRLHTKDAYDGSGIGLAMCKKIVEFHGGTIGIDPAHTRGARITFTLATTLPEHAGHADEGDDARRAG; this is encoded by the coding sequence ATGACCGGCGAAGAGGGGCTGCCGCCCGCACGGGGTCTGTCCACCTGGACGACCCGGCGGTGGCTCCGCGCGGGCGTGGCCGCGTCCCTGGCGGTCCTGGCCCTGCTCGGCGTGACGGGGGCGTGGGTCCTGGGACGGACGGCGTCGATCAGCCAGGAGCTGGTGGACGTGAAGTCGCCCGCGCTGAACAGCTCGATCCGCCTGGAGTCGGCCCTGCTCAACCAGGAGACCGGAATCCGCGGCTACGGGCTCACCGGCACCGCGGCGTTCCTCGCCCCCTACCACCAGGGCCTGACCGAACAGAAGGCGTCCACCGCCCGGCTCGCGGAACTGCTGCGCGGCGACGCGACCGAGAGGAAGGGCCTGAAGGCCGTCGAGGACGCGGTGGAGCGGTGGCACGAGCGCTTCGCCCGGCCGATCGCCGCTTCGCCGGCCGGAGCGCCGACCCCGCTGGCCACCGAACGCGCCGTGGAGGGCAAGGCCGCCTTCGACGCCGTGCGGGCGGCCATGGCCGCCCAGCAGGAGGAACTCCAGACGGCCCGGGAAGAGGCGCGGGACGACCTGCTGGGCACCATGACCCTGCGCAACTGGGTCTTCTCCGCGATCGCCCTGGTCATCGTCGCGCTCGCCACCCTGGTCTTCGAGGGACTGCGCCGCGGCATCACCACCCCGCTGGACCGGCTCGGGGAGGACGCCCGTGCGGTCACCGGCGGAGACTTCGAACACCCCATCGCCCAGACCGGCCCCGCGGACCTGCGCCGGCTGAGCGCCGAGATCGACTCCATGCGCCGCCGCCTCGTCCGGGAACTGGCCTTCACCGAGGAGGCGCGGCTGCGCCTCGACGCGCAGGCCGCGGACCTCAAGCGGTCCAACGCCGAACTGGAGCAGTTCGCGTACGTGGCCTCCCACGACCTCCAGGAGCCGCTGCGGAAGGTGTCCAGCTTCACCCAGCTGCTGCAGCGCCGCTACGGCGGACAGCTCGACGCGAAGGCCGACCAGTACATCGACTTCGCGGTGGACGGCGCGAACCGCATGCAGATCCTCATCAACGACCTCCTCGACTTCTCCCGGGTGGGCCGCGTCCACCACACCCACCAGAGCGTCGACCTCGGGGCGGTCCTGAAGCGGACCCTGTCGGCGCTGAGCGTCGGCATCGAGGAGTCCGGGGCGGTCGTCACCCACGACGACCTGCCGAGCCTGGTCGCGGACCCCACGCAGATGGGGATGCTCTGGCAGAACCTGATCGGCAACGCCGTGAAGTTCCGCAGGGCCGGTGAAACGCCGAGGATCCACGTGTCGGCCGAGCAGGAGGGGGAGCTGTGGCGGTTCGCCGTCACCGACAACGGCATCGGCATCGCCCCCGAGTACGCGGAGAAGGTCTTCGTGATCTTCCAGCGCCTGCACACCAAGGACGCCTACGACGGCAGCGGAATCGGCCTGGCCATGTGCAAGAAGATCGTCGAGTTCCACGGCGGCACCATCGGGATCGACCCGGCCCACACCCGCGGCGCCCGCATCACCTTCACCCTCGCCACCACCCTGCCCGAGCACGCGGGGCACGCGGACGAGGGCGACGACGCGCGGCGGGCCGGGTGA
- a CDS encoding alcohol dehydrogenase, whose translation MTSMRVAQVGSPGQKFEIVRRELQEPGPGHVRITVEAAGICHSDAGFVQAAFPGVRFPLVTGHEVAGRIDALGEGVSDWKVGDRVEVGWFGGNCGHCVPCREGDFIDCTRLRVPGWAYQGGFADSMVAPVSALARIPDELSAAEAAPLGCAGVTTFNALRHSAARPGDRVAVLGLGGLGHLGVQYAQQLGFETIAIARGTDKEPLARELGAHHYVDSTAGKVADALKRLGGAKVVLATAANSDAMTATIDGLTHRGQLIVLGAVPQPLKISPIQLIMGSRSIVGHPSGTAQDVQDTLAFSALKGIRPMIETVPLDEVNDAYERMLSGAARFRMVLTTGN comes from the coding sequence ATGACGTCGATGCGTGTCGCCCAGGTCGGCTCCCCGGGCCAGAAGTTCGAGATCGTCCGGCGTGAGCTGCAGGAGCCCGGCCCCGGCCACGTCCGGATCACCGTAGAGGCCGCGGGCATCTGCCACAGCGATGCCGGTTTCGTCCAGGCGGCCTTCCCCGGTGTGCGGTTCCCGCTGGTCACCGGGCACGAGGTGGCCGGCCGCATCGACGCCCTCGGCGAAGGGGTGTCGGACTGGAAGGTCGGCGACCGCGTCGAGGTCGGATGGTTCGGCGGCAACTGCGGCCACTGCGTGCCGTGCCGCGAGGGCGACTTCATCGACTGCACCCGCCTCCGGGTGCCCGGCTGGGCCTATCAGGGCGGCTTCGCGGACTCGATGGTCGCCCCGGTCAGCGCGCTCGCCCGCATTCCGGACGAGCTGAGCGCCGCCGAGGCCGCGCCGCTGGGCTGCGCCGGCGTGACCACGTTCAACGCCCTGCGCCACAGCGCCGCCCGCCCCGGTGACCGGGTGGCCGTCCTGGGCCTCGGCGGCCTCGGCCACCTGGGCGTCCAGTACGCGCAGCAGCTCGGCTTCGAGACCATCGCCATCGCCCGCGGCACGGACAAGGAGCCGCTGGCGCGGGAACTGGGCGCGCACCACTACGTCGACAGCACCGCGGGCAAGGTGGCCGACGCGCTGAAGCGGCTCGGCGGGGCGAAGGTGGTCCTCGCCACCGCCGCGAACTCCGACGCCATGACCGCCACCATCGACGGCCTCACCCACCGGGGACAGCTCATCGTCCTCGGCGCCGTCCCGCAGCCCCTCAAGATCAGCCCCATCCAGCTGATCATGGGCAGCCGTTCGATCGTCGGCCATCCCTCGGGCACGGCGCAGGACGTGCAGGACACCCTGGCCTTCAGCGCGCTCAAGGGGATCCGCCCCATGATCGAGACCGTGCCCCTCGACGAGGTCAACGACGCCTACGAGCGCATGCTCAGCGGTGCGGCCCGCTTCCGCATGGTCCTGACCACCGGCAACTGA
- a CDS encoding GAF domain-containing SpoIIE family protein phosphatase: protein MGADAVAFPADREGARLRALALTGLSAAPDVGMERFAGMVARLLDVPVALVSLVEADRQVFPGMVGLAPPWAGARQTPLSHSLCQYVTASGRPLVLADARSEELTCSSLAIPDLGVVAYAGMPLTDAEGNVLGSLCAIDTSVRHWTERELRDLTDLAAACSSDLQLRIASGHREQARREAQAARDTAEQALAGTELLLRAAEELTGATTLSDVRRRVRDLVSGPLKPSYVGLILLQDGALQRIADPDAVLAMELHHERYSEHDGFPTARALRERRTVTVPDRDHLVAHYAPEAVAAFDSLGLASAVCLPLHGARRLLGVIVLGWPQPHEADLRERAVLTAVAGYTAQAVERAVFLEERIHVAHQLQRAMLTAVPEVPGLELAALYLPAVAHDMVGGDWYDAVTLPDPAEGPDTDSDGPLDAGPRTDARRPLAVTVGDVTGHDMHAATVMGQIRSMMRQAALSRPGRGPAATMNDLERALQHLPLNASGTLVHAHLHPLGADRGWRLTWTNAGHPPPLLLRPDGRTRRLDAHGTLFHEALGAHPRTDHELVLEPGSTLLLYTDGLIEQRGRDLDTAIDDTAAALAAHSGLPLADLLRRLAAQVAGGGARDDIVLLALRTDGRT from the coding sequence ATGGGGGCGGACGCGGTGGCCTTTCCGGCCGATCGGGAGGGCGCGAGGCTCCGGGCGCTGGCCCTGACGGGGCTGTCCGCGGCGCCGGATGTGGGGATGGAGCGGTTCGCGGGGATGGTCGCGCGGCTGCTCGACGTACCGGTGGCGCTGGTGTCGCTGGTCGAGGCGGACCGGCAGGTCTTCCCCGGGATGGTGGGGCTGGCCCCGCCGTGGGCCGGCGCCCGGCAGACTCCGCTCTCGCACTCGCTGTGCCAGTACGTGACGGCCTCCGGCCGGCCCCTGGTTCTGGCGGACGCCCGGTCCGAAGAACTGACCTGCAGCAGCCTCGCCATCCCCGACCTGGGCGTGGTGGCGTACGCGGGCATGCCCCTGACCGACGCCGAGGGCAACGTCCTGGGCTCGCTGTGCGCGATCGACACCAGCGTGCGGCACTGGACCGAGCGCGAACTGCGCGACCTCACCGACCTGGCGGCGGCCTGTTCGTCCGACCTCCAACTGCGCATCGCCTCCGGCCACCGCGAGCAGGCCCGCAGAGAGGCCCAGGCCGCCCGCGACACCGCCGAGCAGGCACTGGCCGGTACGGAACTGCTGCTGCGGGCGGCCGAGGAGCTGACCGGCGCGACGACCCTGAGCGATGTCCGCCGCCGGGTACGGGACCTGGTCTCGGGCCCGCTCAAGCCCTCCTACGTGGGGCTGATCCTGCTCCAGGACGGCGCCCTGCAGCGGATCGCGGACCCCGACGCCGTCCTCGCGATGGAACTGCACCACGAGCGCTACAGCGAGCACGACGGCTTCCCCACCGCCCGCGCACTGCGCGAACGCCGCACCGTGACCGTCCCCGACCGCGACCACCTCGTCGCCCACTACGCGCCCGAGGCGGTCGCCGCCTTCGACTCCCTGGGCCTCGCCTCGGCGGTCTGCCTGCCCCTGCACGGAGCGCGGCGGCTGCTCGGGGTCATCGTCCTGGGCTGGCCCCAGCCGCACGAGGCCGACCTCCGGGAGCGCGCCGTCCTGACCGCCGTGGCCGGCTACACCGCCCAGGCCGTCGAACGCGCGGTGTTCCTGGAGGAGCGCATCCACGTGGCCCACCAGCTCCAGCGCGCCATGCTCACCGCCGTGCCCGAGGTGCCCGGGTTGGAACTGGCCGCGCTCTACCTGCCGGCCGTCGCGCACGACATGGTCGGCGGCGACTGGTACGACGCCGTCACCCTGCCGGACCCGGCCGAGGGCCCGGACACCGACTCCGACGGGCCCCTCGACGCCGGCCCCCGCACCGACGCCCGACGCCCCCTGGCCGTCACGGTCGGCGACGTCACGGGCCACGACATGCACGCCGCCACCGTCATGGGCCAGATCCGCAGCATGATGCGCCAGGCGGCCCTCTCCCGCCCCGGCCGGGGACCGGCGGCCACCATGAACGACCTGGAGCGCGCGTTGCAGCACCTGCCGCTGAACGCCAGCGGCACCCTGGTCCACGCCCATCTCCATCCCCTCGGCGCCGACCGGGGGTGGCGGCTGACCTGGACCAACGCAGGGCATCCGCCGCCCCTGCTGCTGCGGCCCGACGGGCGCACCCGACGCCTCGACGCCCACGGCACCCTGTTCCACGAGGCCCTCGGCGCCCACCCGCGCACGGACCACGAGCTCGTCCTGGAACCGGGCAGCACCCTGCTCCTGTACACCGACGGCCTGATCGAGCAGCGCGGTCGCGACCTCGACACCGCCATCGACGACACGGCCGCCGCTCTGGCGGCCCACAGCGGCCTGCCCCTGGCCGACCTGCTCCGGCGCCTCGCCGCCCAGGTCGCGGGCGGCGGCGCCCGCGACGACATCGTGCTGCTGGCCCTGCGCACCGACGGCCGGACCTGA
- a CDS encoding sterol desaturase family protein: protein MAARSRRVLRHAAYPVLLSAFVSTTYCALSRQWDTGRTTQLFLLGSIGYLALLERLIPYETTWRPSRAEWGWYGAYFVLTMLGGSLAQLPVQAVVRWLAPLHPALPLGVEIPAAVLLGSLANYLVHRWCHTDRRLWRLHGVHHVPDKVSVGNNGVNHIADVVLTQAVVQLALALAGFSVESVFVVGLFVIAQGYFVHANIDVRIGVLNHVLASPEQHRLHHSTDLAEAGHYGSDLSVWDHAFGSFTWYPGRRPAEVGLARPSDFPRTDALFASHLQAWYRPARTGGRRA from the coding sequence GTGGCTGCGAGATCGCGACGCGTGTTGCGGCATGCCGCCTATCCGGTCCTGCTGTCCGCCTTCGTGTCCACGACGTACTGCGCCCTGTCCCGGCAGTGGGACACCGGCCGCACCACGCAGCTCTTCCTGTTGGGGTCCATCGGCTATCTGGCGCTGCTGGAACGGCTGATCCCGTACGAGACGACGTGGCGGCCGAGCCGTGCCGAATGGGGCTGGTACGGCGCCTACTTCGTGCTGACGATGCTGGGCGGATCGCTCGCGCAACTGCCGGTGCAGGCCGTCGTGCGATGGCTGGCGCCCCTCCACCCGGCCCTGCCGCTGGGGGTCGAGATCCCGGCGGCCGTGCTGCTCGGCTCGCTCGCCAACTACCTGGTCCACCGCTGGTGCCACACCGACCGGCGGCTCTGGCGGCTCCACGGCGTGCACCACGTGCCGGACAAGGTGAGCGTGGGCAACAACGGCGTCAACCACATCGCGGACGTCGTCCTGACCCAGGCCGTCGTGCAACTGGCGCTCGCGCTGGCCGGCTTCTCCGTCGAGTCGGTGTTCGTGGTGGGCCTCTTCGTGATCGCGCAGGGGTACTTCGTGCACGCCAACATCGACGTCCGCATCGGCGTCCTGAACCACGTGCTCGCCAGCCCGGAACAGCACCGGCTGCACCACAGCACGGACCTGGCCGAGGCCGGCCACTACGGGTCCGACCTCTCGGTCTGGGACCACGCCTTCGGGAGCTTCACCTGGTACCCGGGACGCCGCCCCGCCGAGGTGGGCCTGGCGCGGCCGTCCGACTTCCCCCGTACGGACGCGCTGTTCGCCAGCCACCTCCAGGCCTGGTACCGCCCCGCACGGACCGGCGGCCGACGGGCCTGA